GCGCTGTTGGCGGGCGTCACCGGCGAAAGCGACAGCAAAACTACCGCCGCGGACCCGAACGCCGGCGCCCGCGCTTACGACCTGAGTTCGCCGGACCGCGTCGTGCGGCGCCGCATGCAGACGCTGGAGCTCATCAACGAGCGTTTCGCCCGGCAGATGCGCCATGTGCTGCTGAACTTCATGCGCCGCAGCGCCGACATTACCGTAGGTTCGATCAAGATCCAGAAGTACGCGGATTTCGAACGCAACCTGCCCGTGCCGAGCAATCTGAACATGATTCAGATGAAGCCCCTGCGCGGCACGGCCCTCTTCACCTATGACCCGAACCTGGTGTTCCTGGTCATCGACAGCCTGTTCGGCGGCGATGGCCGCTACCACACGCGCGTCGAAGGCCGGGACTTCACCACGACCGAACAGCGCATCATCCGGCGCCTGCTCAACCTGACCCTGGAAAGCTACGGCAAGTCCTGGGATCCCGTCTACCCGATCGAATTCGAGTACGTGCGCTCGGAGATGCACACCAAGTTCGCCAGCATCACCGGCAACAATGAAGTGGTGGTCGTCACCTCGTTCCACATCGAATTCGGCGCGACCGGCGGCGACCTGAACATCTGCCTGCCCTATTCCATGATCGAACCGGTGCGCGACCTGCTGACGCGCCCGCTGCAGGAAACCACACTCGAAGAAGTGGACCAGCGCTGGGCGCAGCAGCTCTCGCGCCAGGTGCGCAGCGCCGATATCGACGTGGTTGCGGAATTTGCCCGCATTCCCTCGTCGATCCGCGAACTGATGAGCCTGAAAGTCGGCGACGTCCTTCCCGTGACCGTACCCGAAACCATAGTCGCCAGCGTCGACGGCGTGCCGTTGATGGAATGCGGCTACGGCGTCTTCAATGGCCAGTACGCCTTGCGCGTACAGAACATGTTTACCCACGATACAGAATCCAACGAGGCCTCTGACCATGACTGACAAGAACGAGCCCGGTACCGGCTCGTCCCCGGCCGACGACTGGGCCGACGCGCTCGCCGAACAATCCCGCGCCAATCCGCCCACCCAGGCCGACGGCCTGAAGCCCCAGGACGACTGGGCCGCAGCCATGGCCGAGCAGACCAGTGCGGCGGCGCCCGCTGCCGCGCCGGCTCCCGCAGCGGCGGCGCCTGCCGCTCCTGCCGCAGCCGCCCAACCTGCCGCGCAATCCGTATTCAAACCCCTGGCCGGTGCCACCGGCGGCGCGGGCGCGGATATCGACCTGATCATGGACGTACCCGTCCAGTTGACGGTCGAGCTGGGCCGCACCCGCCTGACCATCAAGAACCTGCTCCAGCTGGGCCAGGGTTCCGTGGTCGAGCTGGACGGCCTGGCAGGCGAGCCGATGGACATCTTCGTCAACGGCTACCTGATCGCCCAGGGCGAAGTCGTGGTCGTGGAAGACAAGTACGGTATCCGCCTGACCGACATCATCACGCCGTCCGAGCGGATCAACCGCTTGAACAACCGCCGCTGATCCTGGCGTCATGGACGATTCCGCCCTCCTGCGCGTCTTTGCCGGCCTGATCCTGGTCGTGGCCGCCATCCTGGCCTCGGCCTGGCTGGCGCGCCGCGCCGGGCTGACACAGCGCGGCGGCGGCAACCTGTTGCGGCAGGTCGCAAGCCTGCCCGTCGGTCCGCGCCAGAGCATCGTGGTGGTGGAAGTCGAGAACACCTGGCTGGTGGTGGGCGTCGGCCCGAACCAGCTCAATACCCTGCATACCCTGCCCGCCGGCCAACTGCCGGAGGCTTCGACCTTGCCCGCGGCCGCCTTCGCGGCCAAGCTGGGCCAGGCGCTCAAGCGCCGCTAGCGCTGCCGCGCCCTCCAAGCGACACCCATGAGTTTGCTCACCAGCACGACACCCGTCCGCGCCCGGCCCGGCGCGCTACACCTGCTCGGCGCCGCCGCCCTGCTAGGCCTGGCCCTGTTTCCCGCGGGTGTCGTCGCGCAGGCCACCTTGCCCGCGCTGACCGCAACGCCGGGTCCGAACGGTTCTGAAACCTATTCGCTCAGCATGCAGACGCTGCTGCTGATGACCTCGCTGTCGTTCCTGCCCGCCGCGCTGCTCATGATGACGGGCTTCACCCGCATCATCATCGTGCTGGGCCTGCTGCGCAGCGCCATGGGAACGGCCATGTCGCCGCCCAACCACGTGCTGATCGGCCTGGCGCTGTTCCTGACCTTCTATACGATGTCGCCGGTATTCGACAAGATATACACCGACGCCTACAAGCCGCTGTCCGAAGGCTCGATCCAGTTCGAGGCAGCCGTCGAGCGCGCCGCCGCGCCGCTGCGCACCTTCATGCTGCACCAGACGCGCGAGAACGATCTGTCGCTGTTCGCCAACCTGGCCAAGCAGCCCGCCCTGGAAGACCCTACCCAGGTGCCTCTGCGCATCCTGGTGCCGGCGTTCATCACCAGCGAACTCAAGACCGCCTTCCAGATCGGCTTCACCATCTTCATTCCCTTCCTCATCATCGACCTGGTCGTCGCCAGCGTGCTGATGGCGCTGGGCATGATGATGGTTCCTCCGGTCACGGTGGCCCTGCCCTTCAAGCTGATGCTTTTCGTGCTGGCCGACGGCTGGAACCTGCTCATGGGCTCCCTGGCCCAGAGCTTCTATCAGTAACGCCTGGAGGAGAATCGCCATGACCGCCGAAACCGTCATGACCATGACCTACCAGGCAATGAAGATCGTGCTTGCGATGGCTGGGCCCTTGCTGCTCGTGACACTGGTGGTGGGCCTGGTCATCAGCATCTTCCAGGCCGCCACGCAGATCAACGAAATGACGCTGTCGTTCATTCCGAAGCTGTTGGCCATGTGCGGCGTGCTGGTGCTGCTCGGTCCCTGGCTTATCGGCGTCATGGTCGACTACATACGGCAGCTGATCGGCCAGATCCCCATGCTGGTGTCCTGAGCGGCGCCCGCCGCCGGACACCGGACCTTTCCCCATGATCGCCTTCACGCTCGAGCAGCTCAACGGCTGGATCGGCCAGTTTCTCTGGCCGTTCGTGCGCATTCTGGCGCTCGTGGGCACCGCCCCGCTGTTCTCGGAATCGCTGATTCCCATCAAGGTCAAGGTCGGGCTGTCCTTCGTCCTGGCCGTTGCGATCAGTCCGGCGCTTGATCCCGTGCCGCCCATTGCGCCCGGTTCGTTTGCCGGATTGTGGATGGTGATGCAGCAGGTGCTGATCGGCATCGCGCTGGGATTCACCATGCGCCTGGTGTTCGCCGCCGTGCAGACCGCCGGTGAATTCGTCGGCCTGCAGATGGGCCTGTCGTTCGCGTCGTTCTTCGACCCGAGCTCCGGCGCCAATACCGCGGTGCTGTCGCGTCTGTTCAACATCATTGCGATGCTGACATTCCTGGCATTGGACGGCCATCTGCTGGTCCTGGCGGCACTGGTCCGCTCCTTCGACACCTTGCCCGTCGCCATGATCCAGCTGCATCAGAACGGCTTTGGCGTGGTGGTGGAATGGGGCAAGACCATATTCGTATCGGGTCTGCTGCTGGCCCTGCCCCTGATCTGCGCGCTGCTGACCATCAACCTGGCCATGGGCATCCTGAACCGTGCGGCGCAGCAGCTATCCGTGTTCTCGATCGGATTTCCCGTGACGCTCATCATCGGCGTCACCATTCTGGCGGTCGTCCTGCCGCACGCCGGGCCCTTCCTGGAATCGCTGTTCGAATCCGGCCTCACCGCGATGAGCCGCGTCGCCGACGCCCTGGCGGGCAAGTAGGACTGGACTCATAGGGACCGCCGGGGCGGTGTGTGACACCGCCCCGCGCCCGATCACTGCTGCCCGGTAAGACGGAACACCCGGATCGTCTCGCGCAGCGCGCCGGATTGGTTGCCCAGTTGGACCACCGCGCCGCCCAGGTCCTGGACCAGCGCGGTGTTCTGCACCGTCATCACGTCCATCTGCGACACCGCCGTATCCACCTGCTCGATGCCGCTGGACTGTTCCTGCGAGGCCTGCGAAATCTCGCCAATGATGTCGGTGACACGATGCACGGCGGCCACGATGTCCTGCATCGTCGCGCCCGCCTGCTCGGCCTGCAGGGAGCCTTCGGTCACGCGTTCCACCGAGTCTTCGATCAGGCCCTTGATCTCCTTGGCTGCCTGGGCGCTCTTCTGCGCCAGGCTGCGCACCTCGCCCGCCACCACCGCGAAGCCCTTGCCCGACTCTCCGGCGCGAGCCGCTTCCACGGCAGCGTTCAACGCCAGGATGTTGGTCTGGAATGCAATGCCTTCGATGATGCTGACGATGTCGGCAATCTTGCGGGAACTGTCCGAAATGCCGTGCATGGTGCTCACCACCTGCCCGACCGCCACACCGCCCTTGCGCGCCACTTCCATGCTGCTGGCGGCCAGCTGATTGGCCTGTCGCGCATTGTCCGCGTTCTGCCGCACCGTGGAGGTCAGCTGTTCCATGCTGGCCGCGGTCTGCTGCAAGGACGCCGCCTGGCCTTCGGTACGGCCCGCGAGTTCCTGGTTGCCGCGCGCGATATGCGCCGCGGCATGGGTCGTACCCTCGATGCCGCGATACACATCCTGCGCGATCCCGATCAGGCTCTTGCGCATCACATCGAGCGAAAATTTCAAGCTTCCGACTTCATCATCGGAATCCGCCACGATCTGCGTGGTCAGATTGCCTGCGGCGACCTGACGCGCCATATTGGCGGCATCCACCATCGGATCCAGCAGCGAGCGCGACAGGCGCCAGCCCATGCCAAAGATGGCGATAACGCCCAGCGCGATGGCCGCGCAGCCGACGCTCGCGCCCAAGGTGCCCAGTTCCGCCCAGTTGGCCCGCAGGCCGTAAATACCGGCGCCGGCCATGATCGCCGATGACAGCAGCGCGTGGCGCAGCATGCGGCTGCGGACATTGCGCCGGAACGGAAATGCCAGCACGTCCACGCCGCGGCGCCAGCCTGCCCGCACGGGACGCCCGCGCAGGATGCGCACGCCCTTGGCCGTGCCCTCGCGAATGCGGGCATACAAATCCTCAGCCATTTCGATCTGTTCTTCGGAGGGGCGCACCCGCACCGAGGAATACGCCACGACCTCGCCGTTTTCGACGATGGGCGTCGCGTTGGCCAGCACCCAGTAGTAACCGCCGTCCTTGCGCCGGTTCTTCACCAGCCCCAGCCAGGACTCTCCGGCCTGCAGCGTTTCCCACAGATCTTCGTAGGCTTCGGGCGGCATGTCGGGATGACGCACGATATTGTGCGGCTTGCCGATGAGCTCTTCTCGGGAAAAACCGCTGACTTCGACAAAGGCCGGGTTCGCATAGACGATCCGGCCCTTGGTATCAGTACGCGAGATCAGGTATTGATCCTCGCGCAGCTTGGTTTCTACATTGTGGACAGGTAGGTTGACGCGCACAGCTTGTCTCCGGATACATCATGTCGAGCAGCGAATGAATATCGGCGAGCAAACCGGATCTGACGCCCCGCATAGACGTGTTCCCCCGCCAGGTTCGTCAGGCTCCGGGACGACATGGCCCCCGCATTTTCGAACACTGTTCACCGCCCTTTTCAGGCGTTATTGTTGTTAACGACCAAATTTTCGAAAACTTAACGCGCGCATGAATTTTGCGCACACCAAGGCGTAAAGCACATGGACCGCGGCCGCGCATCAGCGCGGCCGCGGTCCTGTTGCAGACGTTAGAAGACGGGCATCAAGCCTGCGTCAGCGTCGGCGCGGCATAACCGCCCGACAACTGGTGCGCGGGGACCTCGATCACTTCGCCCGTGTTGATCTTGAACACGGCCACCGCTTCGGCCAGGCGCTGCGCCTGCTCTTGCAGAGACCCCGCAGCCGCTGCAGCCTCTTCCACCAGCGCCGCGTTCTGCTGCGTCACCTCGTCCATCTGCGACACCGCGCGGTTCACCTGGTCGATGCCGCTGGACTGCTCTTCGGACGCCGCCGAGATTTCGCCCATGATGTCCGTCACGCGCTTCACCGACGCCACGATCTCCTGCATCGTTGCGCCCGCGCGCTCCACCTGCTGCGAACCCGCGCCGACCTTGCTCACCGAATCCTCGATCAGGCCCTTGATTTCCTTGGCCGCCTGGGCGCTGCGCTGCGCCAGCGAACGCACCTCGCCCGCCACCACGGCAAAACCCTTGCCCTGCTCGCCCGCGCGCGCCGCTTCCACAGCCGCGTTCAGCGCCAGGATATTGGTCTGGAACGCAATGCCGTCGATCACCGACACGATCTCGGAGATCTTGCGCGAGCTGGCCGAGATGCCTTGCATCGTGCTGACCACTTCCGACACAGCCGAACCGCCGCGCTCCGCCACGTCGGACGCGCTGGCCGCCAGCTGATTGGCCTGGCGCGCGTTGTCCGCGTTCTGCTTCACGGTCGACGCCAGCTCTTCCATCGAGGCCGCGGTTTCCTCCAGCGAAGCCGCCTGCTCTTCCGTGCGGCTGGACAAGTCCGTGTTGCCGGCGGAAATCTCGCGCGAGCCCACCGTGATTTCGTCCACGCCGCTGCGTACCGCGGACACCGTACGAGTCAGGCTTTCCTGCATGCGCTTGAGTGCGGCGAACAACTGGCCGATCTCGTTGTGCGAACGCACTTCCACGCGGCTGGTCAAGTCTCCGGCAGCAATCTTGTCGAAGTGCTGGCCGGCTTCCACCAAGGGGCGCACCACCAGGCGACCAAACACCAGACGCGCCAGAATCATCAGCAACACCGCCAGACCGACGGCGACGCCCACCGCCACCATGGCGAGGTTGAAGTTGGCTTCCGCCTCGTTGATCGTCTCCTGCTGCTGGTCGCCGATGTACTTGCCGAACTCGCTGAGCGCCTCGATGAAGGCTGCGCTACGCGGCGTGCCGTACTCGTTGTTCACCATGTAGAAGGTGGAATAGTCTTCGCTGCGCAGGGCTTCGACCATGGTATCCACGCCATCGTCGATGTACGAACGATAACGACGGACCAGGTTCATCGACAACTGACGGCCCGTATCGTCCTGCAGCATGTTCTTCTGGAAATCGGCGAAGCGGCTACGCACGCCGGTCAGCAGGTCCGTGGCGCCCTTCAAGGCCGCTGCGGCATCGCGGGCCGAGTTCTCGCCGCTGCCCCAACCGGATTCCTGCAGGTGGCGCGCGGCGACCATCAGCGCAACGCGCGCGCGCAACATGTCGCTGTTGATCACTTCGACCTGCTTCGCACGCTCGGTCAAGGCATTGACTTCGCGGATCGACTCATAGTTGTTCTGCAGGAAATACGCGGCCAGACCGCCCACCGCCGCGATCAACACGGCGAAAAACGCCATGACCCACAGCAACATGGTGCCGACGCGGGCATCGCGCAACCGCAGCTTGCGCTTCACCTTGGGTGCGCGCGCGGCCTTCTTCTTGCCGACTTTTCCGGATTTCGTACCGGACTCGAGACTCGCTTCCATATTATTTCCCCATCCCTCAGGAACTACTCTGACCAAATGAAAAACCACCCGGTGGACATGCCTTGTTACACGAGGCACGAACTCCGGGCGACGTACATCGCGGCGCGCGCCGCGATGCTCCCCGCTGGACTACAGGGCGTTATTTGCCCTGAGGCTGCAAGCCGGCCGGTTCACCCGGACCCGGTATGTAGATGGTCTGCACCTCGGGAGCCGCAGCGGGCGGCGCCATATCCTGACGCAGGTCAGGCACAGGCGCGGGTCCCAGCAGCTTCTGGCGTTCCCAGGGTTCCAGCAAGATATTGGTGCTGTCGACGAGGCGCAGCAGCCGGCCATCCGGGCCGAACTGCAGCAGCGCTTCCTTGCGGCTGTACAAGCCGTCCGCGACGAAGGTGATTTTGAAGGCCCAGAGCGCGAGCAACGTACCGTCGGTCTGCTTATAGAGTTTGTCGGGCGGGGCGGTCAGCGCACGAGAGGCCTCTTCCAGCGTCGTTT
The sequence above is drawn from the Achromobacter xylosoxidans genome and encodes:
- the fliM gene encoding flagellar motor switch protein FliM translates to MAYEAFLSQDEVDALLAGVTGESDSKTTAADPNAGARAYDLSSPDRVVRRRMQTLELINERFARQMRHVLLNFMRRSADITVGSIKIQKYADFERNLPVPSNLNMIQMKPLRGTALFTYDPNLVFLVIDSLFGGDGRYHTRVEGRDFTTTEQRIIRRLLNLTLESYGKSWDPVYPIEFEYVRSEMHTKFASITGNNEVVVVTSFHIEFGATGGDLNICLPYSMIEPVRDLLTRPLQETTLEEVDQRWAQQLSRQVRSADIDVVAEFARIPSSIRELMSLKVGDVLPVTVPETIVASVDGVPLMECGYGVFNGQYALRVQNMFTHDTESNEASDHD
- the fliP gene encoding flagellar type III secretion system pore protein FliP (The bacterial flagellar biogenesis protein FliP forms a type III secretion system (T3SS)-type pore required for flagellar assembly.); its protein translation is MSLLTSTTPVRARPGALHLLGAAALLGLALFPAGVVAQATLPALTATPGPNGSETYSLSMQTLLLMTSLSFLPAALLMMTGFTRIIIVLGLLRSAMGTAMSPPNHVLIGLALFLTFYTMSPVFDKIYTDAYKPLSEGSIQFEAAVERAAAPLRTFMLHQTRENDLSLFANLAKQPALEDPTQVPLRILVPAFITSELKTAFQIGFTIFIPFLIIDLVVASVLMALGMMMVPPVTVALPFKLMLFVLADGWNLLMGSLAQSFYQ
- the fliO gene encoding flagellar biosynthetic protein FliO yields the protein MDDSALLRVFAGLILVVAAILASAWLARRAGLTQRGGGNLLRQVASLPVGPRQSIVVVEVENTWLVVGVGPNQLNTLHTLPAGQLPEASTLPAAAFAAKLGQALKRR
- a CDS encoding methyl-accepting chemotaxis protein — protein: MEASLESGTKSGKVGKKKAARAPKVKRKLRLRDARVGTMLLWVMAFFAVLIAAVGGLAAYFLQNNYESIREVNALTERAKQVEVINSDMLRARVALMVAARHLQESGWGSGENSARDAAAALKGATDLLTGVRSRFADFQKNMLQDDTGRQLSMNLVRRYRSYIDDGVDTMVEALRSEDYSTFYMVNNEYGTPRSAAFIEALSEFGKYIGDQQQETINEAEANFNLAMVAVGVAVGLAVLLMILARLVFGRLVVRPLVEAGQHFDKIAAGDLTSRVEVRSHNEIGQLFAALKRMQESLTRTVSAVRSGVDEITVGSREISAGNTDLSSRTEEQAASLEETAASMEELASTVKQNADNARQANQLAASASDVAERGGSAVSEVVSTMQGISASSRKISEIVSVIDGIAFQTNILALNAAVEAARAGEQGKGFAVVAGEVRSLAQRSAQAAKEIKGLIEDSVSKVGAGSQQVERAGATMQEIVASVKRVTDIMGEISAASEEQSSGIDQVNRAVSQMDEVTQQNAALVEEAAAAAGSLQEQAQRLAEAVAVFKINTGEVIEVPAHQLSGGYAAPTLTQA
- the fliQ gene encoding flagellar biosynthesis protein FliQ, whose translation is MTAETVMTMTYQAMKIVLAMAGPLLLVTLVVGLVISIFQAATQINEMTLSFIPKLLAMCGVLVLLGPWLIGVMVDYIRQLIGQIPMLVS
- the fliR gene encoding flagellar biosynthetic protein FliR — encoded protein: MIAFTLEQLNGWIGQFLWPFVRILALVGTAPLFSESLIPIKVKVGLSFVLAVAISPALDPVPPIAPGSFAGLWMVMQQVLIGIALGFTMRLVFAAVQTAGEFVGLQMGLSFASFFDPSSGANTAVLSRLFNIIAMLTFLALDGHLLVLAALVRSFDTLPVAMIQLHQNGFGVVVEWGKTIFVSGLLLALPLICALLTINLAMGILNRAAQQLSVFSIGFPVTLIIGVTILAVVLPHAGPFLESLFESGLTAMSRVADALAGK
- the fliN gene encoding flagellar motor switch protein FliN, whose translation is MTDKNEPGTGSSPADDWADALAEQSRANPPTQADGLKPQDDWAAAMAEQTSAAAPAAAPAPAAAAPAAPAAAAQPAAQSVFKPLAGATGGAGADIDLIMDVPVQLTVELGRTRLTIKNLLQLGQGSVVELDGLAGEPMDIFVNGYLIAQGEVVVVEDKYGIRLTDIITPSERINRLNNRR
- a CDS encoding PAS domain-containing methyl-accepting chemotaxis protein, with amino-acid sequence MRVNLPVHNVETKLREDQYLISRTDTKGRIVYANPAFVEVSGFSREELIGKPHNIVRHPDMPPEAYEDLWETLQAGESWLGLVKNRRKDGGYYWVLANATPIVENGEVVAYSSVRVRPSEEQIEMAEDLYARIREGTAKGVRILRGRPVRAGWRRGVDVLAFPFRRNVRSRMLRHALLSSAIMAGAGIYGLRANWAELGTLGASVGCAAIALGVIAIFGMGWRLSRSLLDPMVDAANMARQVAAGNLTTQIVADSDDEVGSLKFSLDVMRKSLIGIAQDVYRGIEGTTHAAAHIARGNQELAGRTEGQAASLQQTAASMEQLTSTVRQNADNARQANQLAASSMEVARKGGVAVGQVVSTMHGISDSSRKIADIVSIIEGIAFQTNILALNAAVEAARAGESGKGFAVVAGEVRSLAQKSAQAAKEIKGLIEDSVERVTEGSLQAEQAGATMQDIVAAVHRVTDIIGEISQASQEQSSGIEQVDTAVSQMDVMTVQNTALVQDLGGAVVQLGNQSGALRETIRVFRLTGQQ